The genomic DNA TGCTTCAACTGCGGCAATTTTCATCTTTTCGTTTATATGTGTAGCACGTACATCAAGTGCACCACGGAATATCCCCGGGAAGGCTAATACATTATTTACTTGATTCGGAAAATCAGACCGGCCAGTACCAACAACTTTAGCACCAGCTGCTTTTGCTATATCAGGCATAATTTCAGGTTCTGGATTAGCCATTGCAAAAATGATTGGGTTAGGATTCATTGAACGAACCATTTCTTCAGTTAATGCTCCAGCTACTGATACACCAATAAATACATCGGCACCTTTAATAGCATCCACAAGATCTCCTTGTTCATCTTCCCTATTTGTAAATTTAGCTACTTTTGCCTTAACTTTGTTCATACCATATGAACGACCTTCGTAAATCGCTCCTTTAGAATCGCATAAAATGATATCACGCACACCATAACTGTATAAAAGCTTTATAATTGCAATACCAGCAGCTCCAGCACCATTTGCAACCACTTTAATTTCTGTTATTTTTTTGCCAACTAATTTTAATGCATTAACTAAACCAGCAACAGTTACAATTGCTGTACCATGCTGATCATCATGAAAAACAGGAATATTCGCTTCCTTCTTAAGCCTTTCTTCAATAACAAAGCAATTTGGAGCAGCAATATCTTCTAGGTTAATCCCGCCAAAGTTTGGTTCTAGACATTTCACTGTTTCAATAATTTTTTCTACATCTGTTGTATTTAAACAAATAGGAAATGCATCTACACCAGCGAAACTTTTAAATAAAACGGCTTTTCCTTCCATGACAGGCAAACCAGCTTCAGGTCCAATATTCCCAAGCCCAAGAACAGCTGTTCCATCTGAAACGACTGCTACCATGTTTCCTTTCATCGTAAATTCATAAACAGTTTCAGGTTTATCATGAATTACCTTACAAGGCTCAGCAACGCCTGGAGAATAAGCCAAACTTAAATCATGTGCGTTTCTAACCGGTACCTTTGACGTTGATTCTAATTTACCTTTATTAATGCGATGAATATGTAAAGCCTCTTCACGTAAAGTCAAATCGTTCACCCTTTCAAAATTTCACAAACAGCACCTTAAGCCCTCTCACTCTTTCGGGCGAATAAAAAGCCATTCTGGTGGTCTGACCACATCTGTCTCTTTATCCAATATACATTAGAACTGTGAATAA from Bacillus aquiflavi includes the following:
- a CDS encoding NAD(P)-dependent malic enzyme; the protein is MTLREEALHIHRINKGKLESTSKVPVRNAHDLSLAYSPGVAEPCKVIHDKPETVYEFTMKGNMVAVVSDGTAVLGLGNIGPEAGLPVMEGKAVLFKSFAGVDAFPICLNTTDVEKIIETVKCLEPNFGGINLEDIAAPNCFVIEERLKKEANIPVFHDDQHGTAIVTVAGLVNALKLVGKKITEIKVVANGAGAAGIAIIKLLYSYGVRDIILCDSKGAIYEGRSYGMNKVKAKVAKFTNREDEQGDLVDAIKGADVFIGVSVAGALTEEMVRSMNPNPIIFAMANPEPEIMPDIAKAAGAKVVGTGRSDFPNQVNNVLAFPGIFRGALDVRATHINEKMKIAAVEAIASLISDDELNADYVIPAPFDPRVAPEVAASVAKAAMETGVARLKIDPKEIKEKTRKLAIIGKSE